The DNA region CATGTGTTGGAGTCAAGGGCTCGCGCATCCAGAATATTGTCCAGGAGTTGAAGGGTGAACGGATCGATATCGTGGTCTGGAAGCCGGACATTGCCACATATGCGGCCAACGCCCTTTCTCCAGCCAGAATATCAAGGATCACGGTGGATGAAGAGGAGAAAACTCTGGAGGTCGTGGTTCCCGACGATCAGCTCACTCCGGCCATTGGCAAGAAGGGGCAGAACGTCAAGCTGGCCTCTACCCTTTTGGGGTGGAAAATAGATGTTTTCACTGAAACCAGATATGGTCAGCTTAATGAACATCAGCAGATAATGGAACAGCTGGCCAGTGCCGCTGAAATATCCATCAACGATTTTATTAAGCAGGGTTTTGAGAGCCTTGAGCAGCTCTCTGACACTGAAGACCAAGAGCTGCAGGAGAAGCTGGGGCTTTCCAGCGAAAGTCTGGCCAATCTCAAAAGTGCCATCAATTTCCTGGCTCCCAGGAATAACCAGCCTGACGAGCCTTTAGACTCTGATGAACAGGATGATTCTCCAGCACTGGATGGTGATTCAGAACCGCCTGAGACCGGTTCTGAATCAGAAGCCGATCCTGAAGAATCAGGAGATAAATAGCTTAGTTATTGCGGACTGTCATGAATAATCATGTTCCCATAAGGACATGCGTAATTTGCAGAAGAAAAAAACCGAAATCTATGCTTTTGAGATATGCCTGCCCTGGGGACTTAACCCAAGGGCTTGTGCCTGATCCTGACTGTACGATTCAGGCACGCGGATTTTACACATGCAGGGATTTGACCTGCGCGGAAAAGATTGCTGGATTCAGGGGATGGATTCGTAAGTGCAAGGGGGTAGCAAGTAATGTCGAATAAAACAAGAGTCAGGGAGCTTTCCCAAGAGCTGGGTATCTCCAATAAAGAGCTCATCCAGCTTCTCAGGGAGTTGAATATCTCGGTCAAGAGCCACATGAGCAGTCTGGAAGATGAGCAGGTGGCCATGGTCCGGGAAAAACACGCTTCAGCCTCTCTGGAAAAGGTTACCCAGAAGGTGGCCAAGACCGGTGTCATTGTCAGAAGAAGGAAAAAAGTTGTTGAAAAGAAGCCAGAACCAGCCCCTGAACCCCAAGAGGCTCAGAAAAAAGACGCTGAGCAGGTTGAGGTGAAGCCGGCAGCTCAGGTGGAGGGTGCTGATCCAGAACCAGTCAAAACTGCCCCCCAGGAAGAGCAAACCCCTGAAGCAGATACCAAGGTGGAATCCCCAGACAAAACCCCGGTAGCAGATGAATCCGTGCCTGAAGATCAACCCCTGGTCCTGGACCAGGAAAAAACTCCGGAAAAGAAAACCCTCAGAAAGTCCGGAAAAAAGCCTGCTGAAGCCAAGGTCAGGATCATATCCAAGCCTGAACCTGCACCTGAACCCCAAGAATCTGGATCTGCCTTGATCCAGGAACCTGTTATGCCAGCAACCCCGGCAGCAGCGGAAGAAGATGAGTCAAAAGACTCCAAGAAAAAGCGCAAAAAGAAAAAAGGCAAGAAAGACAAGCGGGTTGTGGACTTCAAGGAATATTACCAGGACAGCCAGGAATCCAAAAAGGCAGCCATAAGCTTCAAGAAAAAGAAATCCACAGCGGTGGCCGACAAGACCGGTGGAAAAGTCAAGCTGCTTAAAGAGAAAAAAGATAAACTTGAAGAACAAGCCAAGGCCCAGCAGCCGGTAAAGACTTCCAAGAAAAAAATCAAAATCGACGAGGCCATCCGGGTGGCCGATCTGGCCAAACAGATGGGCATCAAGGCTCAGGATCTCATCAAGACCCTCCTGGGGCTGGGGATCATGGCCACTATCAACCAGTCCGTTGACCTGGACACTGCGGCCATCATTGCAGCTGAATACGGCTATGAGGTGGAAAAAACTGGTTTTTCAGAAGAGGAATTCATACTCCCCAAAGAAAAAGATGAGGCCAAGGATCTCAAGCCCAGGTCTCCGGTGGTTACCATCATGGGGCACGTTGACCACGGCAAAACCTCACTGCTTGACGCTATCCGCAAATCCAAAATCGCTTCAGGCGAAGCCGGGGGGATTACTCAGCATATCGGGGCTTACTACGTGAGCACCCCAAGAGGAGATCTGGTCTTTCTGGACACTCCCGGCCATGAAGCGTTTACCGCCATGCGGGCCAGAGGAGCCCAGGTCACTGACATCGTCATCCTGGTAGTAGCGGCTGATGACGGAGTCATGGACCAGACCAGAGAGGCGGTCAACCACTCCAAAGCGGCCCAGGTCCCCATCGTGGTCGCTGTCAACAAGATGGACAAGGAAGGAGCCAATCCTGACCGGGTTAAACGTGAACTGGCCGAACTCGGTCTGGTGCCTGAGGAATGGGGCGGAGACACCATATATACCGAAGTTTCTGCCAAGAACAAGACTGGCATAGACGGACTGCTGGAATTGGTGGTCCTTCAATCCGAAGTCCTGGAACTCAAGGCCAATCCAGACAAAAATGCCATTGGGCACATTGTTGAGGCCAGGCTGGATAAAGGTCGGGGTGCCATCGGCACCCTGCTGGTTCAGGCCGGAACCCTGAAACAGGGAGACCCTTTTGTTTGCGGACTTTATCACGGTAAAGTCAGGGCCATGTTCAATGACAAGGGTCAGAAGATCAGCACGGCTGGACCCTCAACTCCGGTGGAAGTCCAGGGGTTTGAAGGCGTACCAGAGGCTGGAGATGAATTTGTGGTGGTCAAAGATGACAAGATCGCCCGAAAGATTGCAGATACCAGGCAAACCAAGCAAAGGGAAAAAGACCTGGCCAAAGAGTCCAAGATCACTCTGGAAAGCTTCCTTGCTTCCAAGGCTGACGGTGAAGTACTCAATCTCAACTTAGTTCTCAAGGCCGACGTTCAGGGCTCCCTTGAGGCCATCTCTGAAGCCCTGCATAAGCAATCCACAGATGCGGTCAAGATCAATATAATCCACGCTGGGGCAGGGGCTATTTCAGAGTCAGACATCCTGCTTGCTTCTGCTTCATCCGCCATTATCATCGGGTTCAATGTCCGGCCTACTGCCAGGGTAAAGGATGTGGCGGAACAGGAAAATGTGGAGATCAGATTTTATGACATTATCTACAACCTGGTCAACGACATCAAAGATGCCATGGCCGGGAT from Desulfonatronovibrio hydrogenovorans DSM 9292 includes:
- the infB gene encoding translation initiation factor IF-2 — its product is MSNKTRVRELSQELGISNKELIQLLRELNISVKSHMSSLEDEQVAMVREKHASASLEKVTQKVAKTGVIVRRRKKVVEKKPEPAPEPQEAQKKDAEQVEVKPAAQVEGADPEPVKTAPQEEQTPEADTKVESPDKTPVADESVPEDQPLVLDQEKTPEKKTLRKSGKKPAEAKVRIISKPEPAPEPQESGSALIQEPVMPATPAAAEEDESKDSKKKRKKKKGKKDKRVVDFKEYYQDSQESKKAAISFKKKKSTAVADKTGGKVKLLKEKKDKLEEQAKAQQPVKTSKKKIKIDEAIRVADLAKQMGIKAQDLIKTLLGLGIMATINQSVDLDTAAIIAAEYGYEVEKTGFSEEEFILPKEKDEAKDLKPRSPVVTIMGHVDHGKTSLLDAIRKSKIASGEAGGITQHIGAYYVSTPRGDLVFLDTPGHEAFTAMRARGAQVTDIVILVVAADDGVMDQTREAVNHSKAAQVPIVVAVNKMDKEGANPDRVKRELAELGLVPEEWGGDTIYTEVSAKNKTGIDGLLELVVLQSEVLELKANPDKNAIGHIVEARLDKGRGAIGTLLVQAGTLKQGDPFVCGLYHGKVRAMFNDKGQKISTAGPSTPVEVQGFEGVPEAGDEFVVVKDDKIARKIADTRQTKQREKDLAKESKITLESFLASKADGEVLNLNLVLKADVQGSLEAISEALHKQSTDAVKINIIHAGAGAISESDILLASASSAIIIGFNVRPTARVKDVAEQENVEIRFYDIIYNLVNDIKDAMAGMLAPIIKEQYLGQAEVLQTFSVPKVGTVAGCMISDGKLTRNAKVRLLRDGVVIYTGKLSSLKRFKEDVKEVTKGYECGAGLENYNDLKIGDIIEAFEEVEEKATL
- a CDS encoding YlxR family protein gives rise to the protein MNNHVPIRTCVICRRKKPKSMLLRYACPGDLTQGLVPDPDCTIQARGFYTCRDLTCAEKIAGFRGWIRKCKGVASNVE